In the Moraxella osloensis genome, one interval contains:
- a CDS encoding carbonic anhydrase, with protein MPNSHLPRPETAEQALEMLKQGNARFVENVQNPQSTLLASNALTHVHEPFAIILGCSDARVPAEIVFDQGLGDLFVIRVAGNVVAPSQIGSVEFATEKFGTKLVVVLGHSHCGAVTACVETLINPDQQFSPNLRSIVDRIRPSVYNLHEIYTANGQDIDEQELINRGIKANVRMSVTQLKHGSRILEDAVNNGSLIIVGAVYDLDTGKVTFIE; from the coding sequence ATGCCAAACAGTCACTTACCGCGTCCCGAAACTGCCGAGCAAGCGCTCGAGATGCTCAAACAAGGCAACGCACGATTCGTAGAGAATGTGCAAAACCCCCAATCAACCTTGCTTGCGTCTAATGCGCTCACCCATGTGCATGAACCGTTTGCGATTATTTTGGGGTGTTCTGATGCGCGCGTGCCGGCTGAGATTGTCTTTGATCAAGGGTTGGGTGATTTATTCGTCATTCGTGTAGCAGGCAACGTAGTCGCGCCCTCTCAGATTGGCTCGGTTGAGTTTGCTACTGAGAAATTCGGTACCAAGTTAGTCGTGGTGTTGGGTCATTCCCATTGCGGCGCGGTGACGGCTTGTGTGGAGACACTGATCAATCCTGATCAGCAGTTTTCTCCCAATTTACGTTCGATTGTTGACCGGATTCGTCCCAGTGTTTACAACTTGCATGAAATCTATACCGCCAATGGACAAGACATTGACGAGCAAGAGTTGATTAATCGAGGCATTAAAGCCAACGTGCGTATGTCAGTCACCCAGCTCAAACACGGCTCTCGTATTCTTGAAGATGCGGTTAATAATGGTAGCTTAATTATTGTTGGGGCGGTGTATGATTTGGACACCGGTAAAGTGACT